One window of the Crassaminicella thermophila genome contains the following:
- a CDS encoding HU family DNA-binding protein, whose translation MNKAELVASMAEKSGLTKKDAEAALNAFMKSVEEALVREDKVQLVGFGTFDVRERKARQGRNPRNPEQVIEIPASKAPVFKAGKALKDMVNA comes from the coding sequence GTGAATAAAGCTGAATTAGTCGCTAGTATGGCAGAGAAATCAGGACTTACAAAAAAGGATGCTGAAGCAGCACTAAATGCATTTATGAAAAGTGTAGAGGAAGCTCTTGTAAGAGAAGATAAAGTTCAGTTAGTTGGATTTGGTACTTTTGATGTAAGAGAAAGAAAAGCAAGACAAGGTAGAAATCCAAGAAATCCTGAGCAAGTAATTGAAATTCCTGCATCTAAAGCACCAGTATTTAAAGCAGGAAAAGCACTTAAAGATATGGTAAATGCTTAA
- the tilS gene encoding tRNA lysidine(34) synthetase TilS, with protein MLEKFLETVKKHNMIKKGEGIVVGVSGGPDSISLLHLLWRIKEEYNLSLYAVHLNHQFRGKEADEDADYVEKFCENLGIKSFIFSENVAEYSKKKGVTFEEAGREIRYRLFESVMKKMKAHKIAVAQNMDDQAETVLMRLIRGTGIEGLSAIDYVRDNKIIRPLLDIKRYEIEDYCEKNNLMPRIDKTNLEALYTRNRIRLELIPYIEKHFNVNIKQTLSRTANIIREDKEFINISVQKVYKKIVKKTESEIKIYKEEFEKSHIAIKKRILREAIRELSGDLKNIQNKHIQNLIDLIKDGQVGGEAYLPKGLCAILDYDVIIIRKGKREIEKYDFEYNINIGETLNIKELDACFISNIINVKDLQKINKESYKTYFDLDKLKKGMILRTRREGDRFTPFGMKGSKKLKDFFIDAKIPREERDKIPLVCDGEEIMWIIGHRISEKYKVDQNTKNVLVLTYKKNQ; from the coding sequence ATGCTTGAGAAATTTTTGGAGACTGTAAAAAAACACAATATGATTAAAAAAGGTGAAGGGATTGTAGTAGGTGTATCAGGAGGACCTGATTCTATTTCTCTTCTACATCTTTTGTGGAGGATAAAAGAGGAATACAATTTAAGTTTATATGCAGTTCATCTGAATCATCAGTTTAGAGGAAAGGAAGCTGATGAGGATGCAGATTATGTAGAGAAGTTTTGTGAAAATTTAGGGATAAAATCATTTATATTTTCTGAAAATGTAGCAGAATATAGTAAAAAGAAGGGGGTTACTTTTGAAGAAGCAGGAAGAGAAATTCGATATAGATTATTTGAAAGTGTAATGAAAAAAATGAAAGCACATAAAATTGCAGTTGCACAGAATATGGATGATCAAGCAGAGACAGTACTTATGAGATTAATAAGAGGTACGGGTATTGAGGGTTTAAGTGCAATTGATTATGTTAGAGACAATAAAATTATAAGACCACTGTTGGATATAAAGAGATATGAGATAGAAGATTATTGTGAAAAAAACAATCTAATGCCGAGAATTGATAAGACTAATTTAGAAGCTTTGTATACTAGAAATCGTATAAGGCTTGAGTTGATTCCATATATAGAGAAGCATTTTAATGTAAATATTAAACAAACCCTTTCTAGAACAGCAAATATTATAAGAGAAGATAAGGAGTTTATAAATATTTCTGTACAGAAAGTCTATAAAAAAATTGTAAAAAAAACTGAATCTGAAATAAAAATTTATAAAGAAGAGTTTGAAAAAAGCCATATTGCTATAAAAAAAAGAATATTACGTGAAGCTATTCGTGAGCTTTCAGGTGATTTAAAAAATATACAAAATAAACATATACAAAACCTTATAGATTTGATAAAGGATGGACAGGTTGGAGGAGAAGCTTATTTACCAAAAGGTTTATGTGCCATATTAGATTATGATGTTATTATAATAAGAAAAGGAAAAAGAGAAATAGAAAAATATGATTTTGAATACAATATAAACATTGGTGAAACATTAAATATTAAAGAATTAGATGCTTGTTTTATATCAAATATAATTAATGTAAAAGATTTACAAAAAATAAATAAAGAAAGTTATAAGACTTATTTTGACTTGGACAAACTTAAAAAAGGTATGATTCTTAGAACTAGAAGAGAAGGAGATCGATTTACACCTTTTGGAATGAAAGGAAGCAAAAAACTTAAAGATTTTTTTATAGATGCAAAAATACCGAGAGAAGAAAGAGACAAAATCCCTCTTGTATGTGATGGGGAGGAAATTATGTGGATTATAGGGCATAGAATAAGTGAAAAATATAAAGTGGATCAGAATACAAAGAATGTTTTAGTATTAACTTATAAGAAAAATCAATAA
- a CDS encoding vWA domain-containing protein: MKEIEIRQIIVVTDGKSNIGGNPITAASEAYKQNIIVSAIGIMDEKASDDDSLFEVEKIAKVGGGVWENTMIKNLGYTMHVVTQKTMNKTIETVVGKQLKEIMGAELDDIPPKKRSKVIDYMDQLSEEVSIKCCIAMDCSKSMKNKMSTAKQSIIELMHSLQGRRGKSQVAVIAYPGKNGEFTALISDFTEDIQRLKDKIFGLKAGGTTPTAAAINRAVALINGENEQELEEIIINSEPLLNEGMV, encoded by the coding sequence ATGAAAGAAATAGAGATAAGACAAATTATTGTGGTTACGGATGGAAAATCAAATATAGGAGGGAATCCTATAACAGCAGCAAGTGAGGCTTATAAACAAAATATAATTGTAAGTGCTATTGGGATTATGGATGAGAAAGCAAGTGATGACGATTCTCTTTTTGAAGTAGAGAAAATAGCTAAAGTTGGTGGTGGGGTTTGGGAAAATACAATGATAAAAAACCTAGGATATACAATGCATGTAGTTACCCAAAAAACAATGAATAAAACTATTGAAACGGTTGTTGGAAAACAATTAAAAGAGATAATGGGTGCTGAGCTTGATGATATCCCTCCTAAGAAAAGAAGTAAAGTTATAGATTATATGGACCAGTTAAGTGAAGAAGTAAGTATTAAGTGTTGTATTGCAATGGATTGTAGCAAAAGTATGAAAAATAAAATGAGTACTGCAAAGCAAAGTATTATAGAACTGATGCATTCACTTCAAGGAAGAAGAGGAAAAAGTCAAGTAGCAGTTATTGCATATCCTGGTAAGAATGGAGAGTTTACAGCATTAATCAGTGATTTTACAGAGGATATTCAAAGGCTTAAAGACAAGATATTTGGGTTAAAGGCTGGAGGGACAACACCTACTGCTGCGGCGATTAATAGAGCAGTAGCCTTGATCAATGGAGAAAATGAGCAGGAATTAGAAGAAATCATAATAAATAGTGAACCATTGTTAAATGAGGGCATGGTGTAA
- the yabN gene encoding bifunctional methyltransferase/pyrophosphohydrolase YabN, with product MLNTLTVIGLGPGSKEYLTIGAMEKMKKTKKIFLRTKKHPVVSYLKEQGICFESFDYVYEEKESFDQVYETIVDNLVSMLKDKEVVYAVPGSPFVAERTIQLLIEKSGNEGFSLEFISSVSFIEAMLHTLKKDPIKGLQIIDGLQLDQQVPDIKTDVIVTQVYNKFVASEMKLRLMEYYPDEHTIVVVRGAGIPDEEKVENIKLYELDHVEWLDYLTSIYIPRIDDNTVKFYNMNDLMEIMKKLRGKDGCPWDIKQTHKSLRPYLIEEAYEVLEAIDNEDMDLFEEELGDLLLQIVFHAVIASENGQFDMRDVITGICKKLIYRHPHVFKEEKVDSASKAVMSWEKMKRKEKKEDTYTDGLRRIPKHLPALMKSYKVQGKAADVGFDWDCVEDAIEKIKEELDELLEVYNTKDQDKITEELGDLIFAVVNVARFLNVEPEIALNKTVDKFINRFEFIEKTANKNGKKLEKMSLEEMDALWNMAKIHKN from the coding sequence ATGCTTAATACACTTACTGTTATAGGATTAGGACCAGGGAGTAAAGAATATTTAACAATTGGCGCTATGGAAAAAATGAAAAAAACGAAAAAGATTTTTCTAAGAACTAAAAAGCATCCCGTAGTTTCATATTTAAAGGAACAAGGAATTTGTTTTGAAAGCTTTGATTATGTTTATGAGGAGAAAGAAAGCTTTGATCAAGTTTATGAAACTATTGTAGATAATCTTGTTTCTATGTTAAAAGATAAAGAGGTCGTTTATGCTGTACCTGGAAGTCCATTTGTAGCAGAAAGAACTATACAGCTTTTAATTGAAAAATCAGGAAACGAAGGCTTTTCCTTAGAATTTATTTCATCTGTTAGCTTTATAGAAGCAATGCTTCATACCTTGAAGAAAGATCCAATAAAAGGATTGCAGATAATAGATGGATTACAATTAGATCAGCAAGTACCAGATATAAAAACAGACGTAATTGTTACTCAAGTTTATAATAAGTTTGTTGCATCTGAAATGAAATTAAGATTAATGGAATATTATCCTGACGAACATACTATTGTGGTTGTAAGAGGGGCTGGTATTCCTGATGAAGAGAAGGTAGAAAATATTAAGTTATATGAATTAGATCATGTAGAATGGTTAGACTATTTAACAAGTATATATATTCCAAGAATTGACGATAATACAGTAAAATTCTATAATATGAATGATTTGATGGAAATTATGAAAAAATTAAGAGGGAAAGATGGATGCCCATGGGATATAAAACAAACCCATAAAAGCTTAAGACCTTATTTAATAGAAGAAGCCTATGAAGTTTTAGAGGCTATTGACAACGAAGATATGGATTTATTTGAAGAAGAGCTAGGAGACTTACTTTTGCAAATAGTCTTTCACGCAGTAATTGCTTCTGAAAATGGTCAATTTGACATGAGAGATGTAATTACAGGAATATGTAAAAAATTAATATACAGGCATCCTCATGTGTTTAAAGAGGAAAAAGTAGATTCAGCATCAAAAGCAGTCATGAGTTGGGAGAAAATGAAAAGAAAAGAGAAAAAGGAAGATACTTATACAGATGGATTAAGAAGAATTCCAAAACACTTACCTGCTCTTATGAAAAGCTATAAGGTACAAGGTAAGGCTGCTGATGTTGGATTTGATTGGGATTGTGTAGAAGATGCAATAGAAAAGATAAAAGAAGAGCTAGATGAGCTGCTAGAGGTATACAATACAAAAGATCAGGATAAAATAACAGAAGAATTAGGAGATTTAATTTTTGCGGTTGTAAATGTAGCAAGGTTTTTAAATGTAGAACCAGAAATAGCATTAAATAAGACTGTGGATAAGTTTATTAATAGGTTTGAATTTATAGAAAAAACTGCAAATAAAAATGGAAAGAAATTGGAAAAAATGTCTTTGGAAGAGATGGATGCTTTGTGGAATATGGCAAAAATACATAAAAATTAA
- a CDS encoding RNA-binding S4 domain-containing protein, with the protein MRLDKFLKNARLIKRRTVAKEACDQSRVSVNGKIAKASTEVKVGDIVAITFGTRTTKVEITALAEHVTKDFAKEMYRVIE; encoded by the coding sequence ATGAGATTAGATAAATTTTTAAAAAATGCTAGACTCATAAAAAGAAGAACTGTAGCGAAGGAAGCTTGCGATCAAAGCAGGGTCAGTGTAAATGGCAAGATTGCTAAGGCTTCTACGGAGGTAAAAGTAGGAGATATAGTAGCAATTACATTTGGAACAAGAACAACAAAAGTAGAAATAACGGCATTAGCAGAGCACGTTACAAAGGACTTTGCAAAAGAAATGTATCGTGTAATAGAATAG
- a CDS encoding FtsB family cell division protein, whose product MSKKKKASKKKNKIFYIIVLLIGLYVSWILINQQIELRELKRQEEALNIKISELKKEEAHLEEEKKLGNDPKFIEKVARERLKMVKPNEIIYIDINKPKYNQEKW is encoded by the coding sequence ATGAGTAAAAAAAAGAAGGCTTCTAAAAAGAAAAATAAAATTTTTTATATTATAGTACTCCTAATAGGGTTATATGTATCCTGGATTCTTATAAACCAGCAAATCGAGCTAAGAGAGTTAAAAAGACAAGAAGAAGCATTAAATATAAAAATATCAGAACTCAAGAAAGAAGAGGCTCATTTAGAAGAAGAAAAAAAACTAGGAAATGATCCTAAATTTATTGAGAAAGTAGCAAGAGAGCGGTTAAAAATGGTGAAACCAAATGAAATTATTTATATTGATATAAACAAACCAAAATATAATCAAGAAAAATGGTAA
- the yabP gene encoding sporulation protein YabP yields MEERRTVKSRAQNIILESREKLSVSGVEHVTSFDENTIVLETTKGILTIKGNSLDINKLNLDDGNVVVEGTVDAIIYSDRDSIGNKGIGFLGKMFK; encoded by the coding sequence ATGGAAGAGAGAAGAACGGTAAAGAGTAGAGCACAAAATATTATACTTGAAAGTAGAGAAAAGCTTAGTGTATCAGGCGTAGAACATGTAACTAGCTTTGATGAAAATACAATAGTTTTGGAAACTACTAAAGGTATTTTAACTATAAAAGGGAATTCTTTAGATATAAATAAACTAAATTTAGATGATGGAAATGTTGTTGTAGAAGGAACAGTAGATGCGATTATATATAGTGATCGGGATAGCATTGGAAATAAGGGAATAGGTTTTTTAGGGAAAATGTTCAAATAA
- the yabQ gene encoding spore cortex biosynthesis protein YabQ, whose protein sequence is MITYVSEQMYVFLATLYGGIIIGFIYDLYRIFRCIFKPKKLATIIEDLIFWIVISITAVSVLLFSNEGQLRFYTFLGFFAGVLLYNRILSNFIIKIIIVFLRALKKVLLKILKGVIYPIKLLINFLSGPWYWVKRKLSPVYYRFKRICLLPKILIKEMKKYIKLIQKKK, encoded by the coding sequence ATGATAACTTATGTATCAGAACAAATGTATGTGTTTTTAGCTACCTTATATGGTGGGATTATTATTGGTTTTATTTATGATTTATATAGAATTTTTAGATGTATATTTAAACCTAAAAAGCTTGCAACAATTATTGAAGATCTAATTTTTTGGATTGTTATTTCTATTACAGCTGTAAGTGTATTGTTATTTAGCAATGAAGGACAATTAAGATTTTATACCTTTTTAGGCTTCTTTGCAGGAGTACTTCTTTATAATAGAATATTAAGCAATTTTATAATAAAAATTATAATTGTATTTCTTCGTGCTTTGAAAAAGGTTTTACTTAAAATATTAAAAGGAGTCATATATCCAATAAAGCTATTAATAAATTTTTTATCAGGGCCATGGTATTGGGTGAAGAGGAAACTATCTCCAGTATATTACAGATTCAAGAGAATTTGCTTATTACCAAAGATTTTAATAAAAGAGATGAAAAAATATATAAAACTTATACAAAAGAAAAAATAG
- a CDS encoding Ppx/GppA phosphatase family protein encodes MKMGAIDIGTNSMRIFIAKIENGCIVEGFKDLRTTRMGENVDETGRLSMDAINRNIDALKEFIKIAKKEGIKYMPIIATSAVRDAKNKETFIKRAKEEVGAKIEVITGEREAALGFFGVLRGLKEKNKNILVIDIGGGSTEFIFGNESGIKHLVSINVGAVRMTEKFITTDPICKKDTDNMIKAIDNMLEKTIYQLGKFKIDKVIGIGGTVTTIAAVAQKLEVYDREKIHNYELRKDEVKMILNQFLSKNLKERKQIVGLQPKRADIIPAGTIILDRILTGLNIDDIKISEYDNLEGLVFEELDKMKDRLDK; translated from the coding sequence ATGAAAATGGGTGCTATTGATATAGGTACAAATTCAATGCGTATTTTCATTGCTAAAATAGAAAATGGATGTATTGTTGAAGGGTTTAAAGATTTAAGAACTACAAGAATGGGTGAAAATGTAGACGAAACAGGCAGATTGTCAATGGATGCAATTAATAGGAATATAGATGCTTTAAAGGAATTTATAAAAATTGCTAAAAAAGAAGGAATAAAATATATGCCTATTATTGCTACGAGTGCAGTGAGAGATGCTAAAAACAAGGAAACATTCATAAAAAGAGCTAAAGAAGAAGTAGGGGCAAAGATTGAAGTGATTACTGGAGAAAGAGAAGCAGCTCTAGGTTTTTTTGGGGTTTTAAGAGGCTTAAAGGAAAAAAATAAAAATATTTTAGTTATTGATATTGGAGGAGGAAGTACAGAATTTATATTTGGAAATGAATCTGGTATAAAGCATCTTGTTAGTATAAATGTTGGAGCTGTAAGGATGACAGAGAAATTTATAACGACAGATCCAATTTGCAAAAAAGATACGGATAATATGATAAAAGCAATTGATAATATGTTAGAAAAAACAATCTATCAGCTTGGAAAATTTAAAATAGATAAAGTAATAGGCATTGGAGGGACAGTAACTACTATTGCAGCTGTAGCACAAAAGCTAGAAGTTTATGATAGAGAAAAAATTCATAATTATGAGCTAAGGAAAGATGAAGTAAAAATGATTCTTAATCAATTTCTATCAAAAAATCTTAAAGAAAGAAAACAAATAGTTGGATTGCAGCCTAAAAGAGCGGATATCATTCCAGCAGGAACGATTATTTTAGATAGAATATTAACAGGACTCAATATAGATGATATAAAAATTAGTGAGTATGATAATTTAGAAGGGTTAGTTTTTGAGGAACTAGATAAGATGAAAGACAGACTTGACAAGTAG
- a CDS encoding thioesterase family protein encodes MEFKLEVGMKAMVHEVVTENDTAKSFGSGEVYVYATPKMIGIMENAALKAVDPKLPEGFATVGIHLDVKHMAATPVGMKVRAEAELVEVKGKKLKFKIEAYDEKDKIGEGFHSRYIINVEDFIKAAEEKGKNE; translated from the coding sequence ATGGAATTTAAATTAGAAGTAGGTATGAAAGCAATGGTTCATGAGGTTGTTACAGAAAATGATACAGCAAAAAGCTTTGGGAGTGGAGAGGTATATGTATATGCTACACCTAAGATGATTGGAATTATGGAAAATGCAGCATTAAAAGCAGTAGATCCAAAATTACCAGAAGGCTTTGCAACAGTAGGAATTCATTTAGATGTAAAGCATATGGCAGCAACCCCGGTAGGAATGAAGGTTAGAGCTGAAGCAGAGTTAGTAGAAGTGAAGGGGAAAAAATTAAAGTTTAAAATTGAAGCTTATGATGAAAAAGATAAGATTGGAGAAGGATTTCATTCTAGATATATTATTAATGTAGAAGATTTTATAAAAGCTGCTGAAGAAAAAGGAAAAAATGAATAG
- a CDS encoding S1 domain-containing RNA-binding protein, protein MPVEIGKVVEGTITGITNFGAFVQLPEGKTGLCHISEVADDYVKDISTYLKEQQKVKVKVIAIDPKGKISLSIRKAQTKPPKKSSQPIQIDWERKNRDANLNFEDKLSKFLKDSEEKHQQMKKNARATRRGNGFNRKGIAR, encoded by the coding sequence ATGCCCGTTGAAATAGGAAAAGTTGTAGAGGGCACTATAACTGGAATTACAAATTTTGGTGCTTTTGTTCAACTGCCAGAGGGAAAAACAGGTTTATGTCACATATCAGAAGTAGCAGATGATTATGTAAAAGACATTAGCACGTATCTTAAGGAACAGCAAAAGGTAAAAGTGAAGGTCATTGCTATTGATCCTAAAGGAAAAATCAGTCTTTCTATTAGGAAGGCGCAAACAAAACCTCCTAAAAAGAGTAGTCAGCCTATACAGATTGATTGGGAGAGAAAAAATAGGGATGCTAATTTAAATTTTGAAGACAAATTGTCAAAGTTTCTTAAGGATAGTGAAGAAAAACATCAACAGATGAAAAAGAATGCAAGAGCTACTAGAAGAGGTAATGGATTTAATAGAAAAGGAATTGCTAGATAA
- the spoIIE gene encoding stage II sporulation protein E — MVDKTDLMPYKREYGGQAKKVLKEKRIGDIYLSKNGIVLIFISILLGKANILGGLAPFGIAFFISLLTKEKKYGYLGFFVLLGVCTGNVGVSWTKYCIALALSFIIFSYIREKIRFKTFMIAFVGSMTMFASGVIYILATNFYLYDLFMIGFESVVVFVFIYILSYAIPILVQKTNRKILSNEELICVAILVAITISGLSDMAVAGYSIKNIFGILLTLIFAYNGGASVGASVGITIGIITSMSTMGTPIVIGIYGFSGLLAGIFKDLGKIGSAIGIVLGNAILTFYINGSTEVIIQLEEIMIAFTTFLFIPKAMMEYMEKFVNTNSFQLDKTYSERMNKIIYHRLREYAKAFSELAITYGNIAEKNKIIEQEDIANMVNEVVNKVCQNCGMCRSCWQNNFYSTYNDVVDVITYIEAYGRIKSNKIPDVLKRRCIRLDSLIERINDRFEIYKIHYEWQKKLFESRQLVAEQFKGVSDIIDDLSKEINMKVNFRTEVEDALYVAFDKEGISIDKVTVLEKENGKFEIEIEKRSCFDRKQCDEKIAPIVSKVIGRNVVRKKQHCTTEENRENCSFTLVESEKYRVTTGIARISKDDRGICGDSYSFMDLPDNKYMMAISDGMGSGEKAAKESQTTVSVLEQLMEAGFEKDIAIKTINSILVLKSSDETFSTMDLSMIDLYTGKVEFVKIGAASSFIKRVNGDIEVIKSTSLPIGILNNIDIESFGQRLNDGDFVIMMSDGVLDADQDIEEKEKWIIDALKKLNSRNPKAIADELLDMAIKKYGNKIEDDMTVMVSKVWEAK, encoded by the coding sequence ATGGTAGATAAAACAGATTTGATGCCTTATAAAAGAGAATATGGTGGACAAGCTAAGAAAGTTTTAAAAGAAAAGAGAATAGGGGATATTTATTTATCTAAAAATGGGATAGTACTTATTTTTATATCTATCTTATTAGGAAAAGCAAATATTTTAGGAGGGCTAGCTCCATTTGGAATTGCTTTTTTTATATCTCTTTTAACAAAGGAAAAAAAATATGGATATTTAGGTTTTTTTGTACTATTAGGTGTTTGTACAGGAAATGTAGGTGTAAGCTGGACGAAATATTGTATTGCTTTAGCATTATCTTTTATAATATTTAGCTATATAAGAGAAAAAATAAGATTTAAGACTTTTATGATTGCTTTTGTAGGAAGTATGACTATGTTTGCATCAGGAGTTATATATATTTTAGCTACAAATTTTTATTTATATGATTTATTTATGATAGGATTTGAATCTGTAGTTGTTTTTGTATTTATTTATATACTATCTTATGCTATACCGATTCTTGTCCAAAAAACGAATAGAAAAATATTATCAAATGAAGAACTAATATGCGTAGCAATTTTGGTGGCAATTACTATATCAGGACTTTCTGATATGGCAGTGGCAGGATATTCTATAAAAAATATATTTGGAATTCTTTTGACATTAATATTTGCTTATAATGGAGGAGCGAGTGTAGGGGCTAGTGTAGGAATAACCATTGGTATTATTACGAGCATGTCAACAATGGGGACACCTATAGTAATAGGGATATATGGATTTTCAGGATTGCTTGCTGGTATATTTAAGGATTTAGGAAAAATAGGATCAGCAATAGGAATAGTTTTAGGTAATGCTATATTAACTTTTTATATTAATGGATCGACAGAAGTTATAATACAACTTGAAGAAATTATGATCGCATTTACTACTTTTTTGTTTATACCAAAAGCAATGATGGAATATATGGAGAAATTTGTTAATACCAATTCATTTCAACTAGATAAAACATATAGTGAAAGAATGAACAAAATTATATATCATAGGTTAAGAGAATATGCTAAGGCTTTTTCGGAATTGGCTATTACTTATGGAAATATAGCAGAAAAAAATAAAATTATTGAGCAAGAGGATATAGCCAATATGGTTAATGAGGTAGTAAATAAAGTTTGTCAAAACTGTGGCATGTGTAGAAGTTGTTGGCAAAATAACTTTTATAGCACATATAATGATGTAGTTGATGTAATTACATATATAGAGGCTTATGGAAGAATAAAATCAAATAAAATTCCTGATGTTTTAAAAAGAAGATGCATTAGACTAGATTCTTTAATTGAAAGAATAAATGATCGGTTTGAAATTTATAAAATACATTATGAATGGCAAAAAAAATTATTTGAAAGCAGACAATTAGTAGCAGAACAATTTAAAGGGGTATCAGATATTATTGATGATCTTTCTAAAGAAATAAATATGAAAGTAAATTTTAGAACAGAAGTAGAAGATGCTTTGTATGTGGCATTTGATAAAGAAGGAATATCCATTGATAAAGTGACTGTATTAGAAAAGGAAAATGGAAAATTTGAAATAGAAATTGAAAAAAGATCTTGTTTTGATAGAAAACAGTGTGATGAAAAAATTGCACCTATTGTTTCTAAGGTTATTGGAAGAAATGTTGTAAGAAAGAAACAGCATTGTACAACAGAAGAAAATAGAGAAAATTGCTCTTTTACATTGGTAGAATCAGAAAAATATAGAGTTACAACAGGTATAGCTAGGATATCAAAAGATGATAGAGGTATTTGTGGTGATAGCTATTCTTTTATGGATTTACCTGATAATAAGTATATGATGGCTATAAGTGATGGGATGGGATCAGGTGAAAAAGCAGCAAAAGAAAGTCAAACTACGGTTTCAGTACTAGAGCAGTTAATGGAGGCTGGATTTGAAAAGGATATTGCTATAAAAACTATTAACTCTATACTTGTTTTAAAATCTAGTGATGAAACCTTTTCAACAATGGATTTGTCAATGATAGATCTATATACAGGGAAGGTAGAATTTGTGAAAATAGGGGCAGCTTCTAGCTTTATAAAAAGGGTTAATGGAGATATAGAAGTAATAAAGTCAACATCTCTTCCTATAGGCATACTGAATAATATAGATATAGAAAGTTTTGGACAAAGATTAAATGATGGAGATTTTGTTATTATGATGTCTGATGGTGTATTAGATGCAGATCAAGATATAGAAGAAAAGGAAAAATGGATTATAGATGCCCTTAAGAAATTAAACAGTAGAAATCCTAAAGCCATTGCGGATGAACTTTTGGATATGGCTATAAAAAAATATGGTAATAAGATAGAGGATGATATGACTGTGATGGTTTCAAAGGTATGGGAAGCGAAATAA
- a CDS encoding protein kinase domain-containing protein, whose protein sequence is MVRINLCSGYRLQGKWSKNSYKIMHLLGEGGIGKVYKAVDIKTHKIWALKISNDLQSITKEYEMLKRFRHIGLVPKVKELDDFYYNNCKLYYIVMEYIEGKNIKEYIKDQPINEKASIGLAILIGKIFCILHKHNFVFGDLKLENLMIDQKNNVIKIIDLGGVTPIGSGIKEFTPLYDRASWDMGLRRADEGYDLFSLSMLTIVLLLKGECISKDMIVDKLLKKLKDIHMSSKLINLIHKGLLQRSITFEEFLMQLEDIHKRGLYKETRMFRVDKQNMVINIIFTSSILLFIGMMYKYVGKSNWF, encoded by the coding sequence ATGGTTCGAATAAATTTATGTTCAGGTTATAGATTGCAGGGGAAGTGGAGCAAAAATAGCTATAAAATAATGCATCTATTAGGAGAAGGAGGAATAGGAAAGGTTTATAAAGCAGTAGATATAAAAACACATAAAATATGGGCATTAAAAATTAGTAATGATTTACAAAGTATTACTAAAGAGTATGAAATGCTAAAGCGATTTCGCCATATTGGTTTAGTGCCTAAGGTAAAAGAGTTAGATGATTTTTATTATAACAATTGCAAACTGTACTATATTGTTATGGAATATATAGAGGGTAAGAATATAAAAGAATATATAAAAGATCAGCCTATTAATGAAAAAGCTTCTATTGGTTTAGCAATTCTTATAGGAAAAATTTTTTGCATACTTCATAAGCATAATTTTGTTTTTGGGGATTTAAAACTTGAAAATCTAATGATTGATCAGAAAAATAATGTAATAAAAATAATTGATTTAGGAGGAGTTACACCTATTGGCTCTGGAATTAAAGAATTTACCCCTTTATATGATAGAGCAAGCTGGGATATGGGATTAAGAAGAGCAGATGAAGGGTATGATTTATTCAGTTTGAGCATGTTGACTATCGTGTTACTTCTAAAAGGAGAGTGTATATCTAAAGATATGATTGTTGATAAGTTACTAAAAAAGCTAAAAGATATACACATGTCTTCAAAATTAATTAACTTAATCCACAAAGGACTTTTGCAAAGATCGATTACTTTTGAAGAATTTTTGATGCAGTTGGAGGATATACATAAGAGAGGGTTGTATAAAGAGACTAGAATGTTTAGAGTTGATAAACAAAATATGGTTATTAATATTATATTTACTAGTAGTATATTATTATTTATAGGAATGATGTATAAGTACGTAGGAAAAAGTAATTGGTTTTAG